In Moorena sp. SIOASIH, the following proteins share a genomic window:
- a CDS encoding ABC transporter permease → MNWWQKLTKNPLARFGALLLLTFYLIVIAADVVAPYDPYVSQPDGSLLPPTKIYWRNQQTKKFIGPHVYPTTQGPTDLETGDRKLNVDWQKPSPVGLFVPGREYKLFGAIPFNRHLFGTVGEGKINLLGTDEQARDQFSRLVYGGRISLSIGLVGIAISFPLGLIIGGISGYFGGWVDGIIMRLVEVLMTIPGIYLLVALAAVLPPGLTSAQRFLLIVLITSFISWSGLARVIRGQVLSIKEREFVQAAKTMGANPFYIIVRHVLPQTASYVIISATLAVPGFIVAESVLSLIGLGIQQPDPSWGNLLSLATNASIIVLQPWLIWPPALLIILTVLAFNLLGDGLRDALDPRSLQR, encoded by the coding sequence ATGAACTGGTGGCAAAAACTTACCAAGAACCCTCTCGCCCGTTTTGGGGCATTGCTATTATTGACGTTTTATCTAATTGTCATTGCAGCAGATGTTGTTGCTCCCTACGATCCTTATGTGTCTCAGCCAGATGGTTCCCTGCTACCACCTACCAAGATCTACTGGCGTAACCAGCAAACCAAAAAGTTTATTGGTCCCCATGTCTATCCCACAACCCAAGGACCAACGGATTTAGAGACAGGCGATCGCAAACTAAATGTAGACTGGCAAAAGCCGTCGCCCGTGGGTCTATTTGTTCCAGGTCGGGAGTATAAGTTGTTTGGAGCGATTCCCTTTAACCGTCACCTGTTCGGTACGGTGGGTGAGGGTAAGATTAATCTATTAGGTACCGATGAGCAAGCTCGTGATCAGTTTAGTCGCTTGGTGTATGGGGGTCGGATTAGTCTTAGTATTGGTCTAGTCGGAATTGCGATCTCCTTTCCCCTTGGTCTAATCATTGGGGGAATTTCCGGCTATTTCGGCGGCTGGGTAGATGGGATCATCATGCGTCTGGTAGAAGTTTTGATGACTATTCCTGGTATTTACCTACTCGTCGCCTTAGCTGCTGTGCTACCACCTGGTCTAACTAGTGCCCAACGGTTTTTGTTAATTGTTTTGATTACCTCGTTTATTAGCTGGTCTGGCTTAGCACGAGTGATCCGAGGACAGGTGTTATCGATTAAGGAGCGGGAATTTGTCCAAGCTGCCAAAACTATGGGGGCGAATCCCTTTTATATCATTGTACGCCACGTTCTGCCCCAGACAGCTTCCTATGTGATTATATCAGCAACCTTGGCAGTTCCTGGTTTCATTGTGGCCGAGTCGGTGCTGAGTTTGATTGGGTTGGGAATTCAGCAACCGGATCCGTCCTGGGGAAATTTGTTGTCTTTGGCAACCAATGCCTCAATCATCGTGCTACAGCCTTGGTTGATTTGGCCCCCAGCACTGCTGATTATTCTGACAGTGTTGGCGTTTAATTTACTTGGGGATGGCTTGCGGGATGCTCTCGATCCTAGAAGTTTACAACGGTAG
- a CDS encoding DUF2235 domain-containing protein: MKRLVVCCDGTWQELSSTYPSNVVKISQAVKPLGSDGVSQIVFYDEGIGTEDSLKSKLFGGAFGKGIDTNIQDAYRFLCLNYAPGDEIYLFGFSRGAYTVRSLAGMIYNSGLLSRIEIDKAPEAYEMYRSRDIKPNHQQMVAFREKYGESVPITLLGCWDTVGSLGIPNLSPLLWFDKRINKRYRFHDTSLSPIIEHGLHAVSIDEQRKVFDVTPMDKSHLSQTQVVREVWFPGVHGSIGGGSQEQSGLSDCALQWMMDSIGKIGLGLEFDPSAIPTGINLDYEIDFKNNLGLFKFTGRKLREISDNFDDLHESVIERWLKRPDYRPSNLAQKHGSRLNQLLEQKQQK; this comes from the coding sequence ATGAAACGTCTTGTGGTATGTTGTGATGGAACATGGCAAGAGTTATCAAGTACTTACCCAAGCAATGTGGTTAAGATTTCTCAGGCAGTTAAACCATTGGGTAGTGACGGAGTTTCACAAATCGTATTCTACGATGAGGGAATTGGCACAGAAGACTCTCTGAAGAGCAAGCTTTTCGGTGGGGCTTTTGGCAAAGGGATTGATACCAATATCCAGGATGCTTATCGCTTTCTTTGCCTGAACTACGCCCCTGGTGACGAAATCTACCTGTTCGGTTTCAGTCGTGGGGCTTACACCGTGCGCAGTCTCGCTGGAATGATTTATAACTCAGGCTTGCTATCTCGGATTGAGATCGATAAAGCTCCGGAAGCCTACGAAATGTACCGCTCTCGGGATATCAAGCCCAATCACCAACAAATGGTAGCATTCCGCGAAAAATACGGAGAAAGTGTCCCCATTACCTTGCTTGGCTGCTGGGACACCGTTGGTTCCCTTGGTATCCCTAATTTATCTCCCTTGTTGTGGTTTGACAAAAGGATCAACAAGAGGTACAGATTCCACGATACCTCTTTGAGTCCGATTATTGAGCATGGGTTGCACGCTGTATCCATTGATGAGCAGCGCAAAGTCTTTGACGTGACTCCAATGGACAAAAGCCACCTTTCCCAGACCCAGGTTGTTCGTGAAGTATGGTTTCCAGGGGTTCACGGCTCCATTGGCGGTGGCTCCCAGGAGCAGAGCGGTTTGTCCGACTGCGCACTGCAGTGGATGATGGACTCAATCGGCAAGATCGGTCTTGGTCTTGAGTTTGACCCAAGCGCAATTCCCACTGGTATCAACCTTGACTATGAAATTGATTTCAAAAATAATCTGGGTCTATTCAAGTTCACAGGCCGCAAGCTACGGGAGATTTCTGATAACTTTGATGACCTTCATGAGAGTGTAATAGAACGCTGGCTGAAGCGGCCCGATTATCGACCGAGCAATCTGGCTCAAAAGCACGGCTCCAGACTCAATCAACTATTAGAACAGAAGCAACAGAAGTAG
- a CDS encoding glycosyltransferase family 39 protein: MKNWWQSWQQHPTTIWILSILWLLLISWLAFLWNLGNIGLVDETEPLFAEAARQMTVTGDWITPYFNGETRFDKPPLIYWLMAIGYRLIGVNEWAVRLPSALSAIALTGLAFYTLRYYGISRPAAFTPDVDSTQHRDSKINPSYPQRQLWLCAWIGSTLMAVNLQTIIWARTGVSDMLLSGCVGGALLSFFLGYAHRNHRNTGAQELGSSGTTVAKSPSPPHKYPCRWYLACYVLIALAILTKGPVGIVLPTVIIGGFLLYLGNGREVLQEMCLFRGIVIILALTLPWYVLVTLANGQGYIDSFFGYHNIQRFTRTVNRHAGPWYFYFPVVLVAFAPWSSYLPFAIARLKFWRRLRWRNSPRSTHLGLFALFWFVGIFGFFTIAATKLPSYVLPLIPAAAILLALLWSDQLTHTRTLSWSAPVPLSPSMLLSSLFNLLLLIALASAIFLAPEYIGSGPAAPDLPEQLQESGLMVRGGIIWSLTAIVAALLLWRRWLFGVWIVNLVGFLAFLIFVLTPTFLLVDQVRQLPLRQLSAIAVQEKQSSEELIMIGFKKPSVVFYTQQPVTYMSKGKKARNYMKEIAVTQPSPPSVLMLARNKRLKKAKLKPDQYTTLASLGPYKLIRVSKQIFVDNSKLKN, translated from the coding sequence TTGAAAAATTGGTGGCAATCTTGGCAACAGCATCCCACCACCATCTGGATACTTTCTATTCTGTGGTTACTGCTGATCAGCTGGCTAGCTTTTTTGTGGAATTTGGGCAACATCGGTTTGGTAGATGAAACTGAACCCTTGTTTGCTGAGGCCGCTCGCCAGATGACGGTGACAGGTGACTGGATTACCCCTTATTTCAATGGTGAGACTCGCTTTGATAAACCCCCCCTAATCTACTGGTTGATGGCAATTGGTTACCGGTTGATTGGGGTGAATGAATGGGCAGTAAGACTGCCGTCAGCCTTGAGTGCGATCGCATTAACTGGATTAGCCTTTTACACCCTACGATATTATGGGATTTCCCGTCCTGCTGCCTTTACCCCTGATGTAGATTCTACTCAGCACAGGGATAGCAAAATCAACCCTTCCTATCCCCAGCGCCAGTTGTGGCTCTGTGCCTGGATTGGTTCGACCCTGATGGCAGTGAATCTTCAAACCATTATCTGGGCAAGAACCGGTGTCTCAGATATGCTACTCAGCGGCTGTGTAGGGGGTGCATTACTAAGCTTTTTTCTAGGGTATGCCCATCGAAACCATAGGAACACAGGAGCACAGGAGCTCGGAAGCAGCGGAACAACTGTTGCCAAAAGCCCCTCACCCCCTCACAAATACCCTTGCCGTTGGTACCTAGCCTGTTATGTGCTCATTGCTCTAGCTATCCTTACCAAAGGACCAGTGGGTATCGTTCTACCCACAGTAATTATTGGTGGTTTTCTGCTTTACCTGGGCAATGGCAGGGAAGTATTGCAGGAAATGTGCTTATTTAGAGGCATTGTGATTATTTTGGCTCTGACACTGCCTTGGTATGTATTAGTAACCCTAGCCAATGGGCAAGGCTATATCGACTCGTTTTTTGGCTATCACAATATTCAACGCTTTACTCGCACCGTTAACCGCCACGCTGGGCCTTGGTATTTTTATTTTCCAGTAGTACTGGTAGCTTTTGCCCCTTGGTCGAGCTACTTGCCGTTTGCGATCGCACGACTAAAATTTTGGCGGCGGCTGCGGTGGCGTAACTCACCCCGTTCTACTCATTTGGGTTTATTTGCTCTGTTCTGGTTTGTAGGGATTTTCGGCTTTTTTACCATTGCTGCCACTAAACTACCCAGCTATGTGCTACCCCTAATTCCAGCTGCCGCCATTCTTTTGGCTTTATTGTGGAGTGACCAACTCACCCATACTAGAACCCTTTCCTGGTCTGCCCCTGTGCCCCTTTCCCCATCCATGCTACTCAGTAGCCTATTTAACCTGTTGTTGTTAATTGCCCTTGCCAGTGCCATTTTCTTGGCTCCGGAATATATCGGTAGTGGACCAGCGGCACCCGACTTACCGGAGCAGTTGCAAGAATCCGGCTTAATGGTGAGGGGAGGTATTATTTGGAGTTTAACCGCTATTGTAGCAGCACTGTTGCTGTGGCGACGTTGGTTGTTTGGGGTATGGATAGTCAACCTAGTGGGATTTTTAGCCTTTCTTATTTTCGTGTTGACCCCGACTTTCTTGTTAGTGGATCAAGTGCGTCAATTACCCCTACGGCAATTATCTGCCATTGCTGTTCAAGAAAAGCAATCCTCAGAAGAATTGATTATGATTGGTTTCAAAAAACCCAGTGTGGTTTTTTACACCCAGCAACCCGTCACCTACATGAGCAAAGGGAAAAAAGCACGAAATTACATGAAAGAAATAGCAGTGACTCAGCCTTCACCTCCCTCAGTTTTGATGTTAGCTAGGAATAAAAGGCTAAAGAAAGCCAAGCTAAAACCTGACCAATATACTACCTTAGCTAGTCTTGGTCCCTATAAACTGATTCGGGTTTCAAAACAAATTTTTGTTGATAACTCTAAACTTAAAAATTGA
- a CDS encoding Npun_R2479 family HD domain-containing metalloprotein produces MFNTTEILINAFVIRLREGYRRTYGGLNPDNEDIIAWAGSMAMENIANSDALYHDVEHSILVTLVGQEILRGKHIREGGVTPDNWLHFIISLACHDIGYVKGVCRQDRENERLYATGQNGEMVHLPQGSTDAALTPYHVDRAKLFIDERFGGHNLIDAEFIKRNIELTRFPVPKQGDHQDTGNYPGLIRASDLIGQLSDPRYLKKTSALFYEFEETGFNKAIGYRHPGDLREGYSKFYWNGVYPYIQDALRYLSLTQEGKQITANLFSNVFVVEHSHNHNGMVKMTQKVNV; encoded by the coding sequence ATGTTTAACACCACTGAAATTCTAATTAACGCCTTTGTTATAAGACTCCGGGAAGGCTACCGCCGAACTTACGGGGGACTCAACCCTGACAACGAAGATATAATTGCTTGGGCTGGCAGCATGGCGATGGAAAATATCGCCAACAGTGATGCCCTCTATCACGATGTAGAACACTCCATCCTAGTTACCCTCGTCGGACAGGAGATTTTGCGAGGCAAACATATCCGCGAAGGTGGTGTAACTCCTGATAACTGGTTACACTTTATCATTTCTTTGGCATGTCATGATATTGGCTATGTTAAAGGAGTATGTCGCCAAGACCGAGAAAATGAACGACTCTACGCTACTGGTCAAAATGGGGAGATGGTTCATTTACCCCAAGGGTCTACCGATGCTGCTCTGACTCCTTATCATGTTGATCGGGCAAAATTATTTATTGATGAGCGCTTTGGTGGTCACAACCTGATTGATGCTGAGTTTATCAAGCGCAACATTGAACTGACTCGTTTCCCTGTGCCGAAGCAAGGGGATCATCAAGATACAGGTAACTATCCTGGATTGATTCGCGCTTCTGACTTGATTGGTCAACTGAGTGACCCACGCTATCTCAAAAAAACTAGTGCTTTGTTCTACGAGTTTGAAGAAACTGGATTTAACAAAGCCATTGGGTACCGCCATCCTGGAGATCTGCGGGAAGGCTACTCTAAGTTTTACTGGAATGGGGTATATCCTTATATTCAGGATGCCTTGCGTTACCTATCCTTAACTCAGGAAGGTAAACAAATTACGGCTAATCTCTTCTCCAATGTGTTTGTGGTCGAACACTCACACAATCACAATGGAATGGTGAAAATGACACAAAAGGTGAATGTATAG
- a CDS encoding glycerate kinase, whose amino-acid sequence MRRDTKSVGQILEQWVSGQTPNSLECQQLLAEELADHLKAKAFGITEDNGEQVIQMRSHLFEIVYPDILRLPYFETTPEKQQKTLLCLWNLWLPLAMELVSCRKQLGRPLIQGILGGQGTGKTTLAAVLSVILHKLGDGRSRSVGSADSPAFSERTLSLSIDDLYKTYKERQQLQEQDRRLIWRGPPGTHDVELGLQLLDQLRSPSPTAEILVPRFDKSAFGGAGDRITPEVVESIDIVLFEGWFVGVRPIEPEVFDGSLPEPIQTLEDREFARDMNQQLKLYVPLWERLDRLMVLYPTDYRLSQQWRLQAEKQMIAQGKSGMGDAQIRDFVNYFWKALHPELFITPLTRNPNLVDLVVEINPDHTPGVIYSPRDAD is encoded by the coding sequence ATGAGAAGAGACACCAAGAGCGTTGGTCAAATTCTCGAGCAGTGGGTATCAGGACAAACACCAAATTCCCTTGAATGTCAGCAACTCTTGGCTGAGGAACTGGCTGATCACCTAAAGGCAAAGGCGTTTGGCATCACAGAGGATAATGGTGAACAGGTAATCCAAATGCGATCGCATTTGTTTGAGATAGTCTACCCAGATATTCTCCGTCTACCGTATTTTGAAACTACTCCTGAAAAACAGCAAAAGACTCTCTTATGCCTCTGGAACCTCTGGCTTCCTTTAGCCATGGAGTTGGTATCCTGTCGTAAACAGCTGGGACGTCCTTTGATTCAGGGCATATTAGGAGGGCAGGGCACCGGGAAAACCACTCTAGCCGCAGTCTTAAGTGTGATTCTCCACAAGCTAGGCGATGGACGTTCGCGTAGCGTCGGCTCTGCCGATAGTCCCGCTTTCAGCGAACGCACTCTCAGCTTGTCTATCGATGACCTCTACAAAACCTACAAGGAGCGACAACAGCTTCAAGAACAAGACCGCAGGCTGATCTGGCGTGGTCCCCCTGGCACTCATGATGTTGAGCTGGGTTTACAGCTATTAGACCAATTACGATCCCCTTCCCCTACCGCAGAAATCCTCGTGCCTCGGTTTGATAAGTCAGCTTTTGGGGGGGCTGGAGACCGAATCACTCCAGAGGTGGTCGAAAGTATTGATATTGTATTGTTTGAAGGGTGGTTTGTTGGGGTTCGACCCATTGAGCCAGAAGTGTTTGATGGTTCCCTTCCAGAACCGATTCAGACCCTGGAAGACCGAGAGTTTGCTCGGGATATGAATCAGCAACTGAAACTTTATGTACCCCTCTGGGAACGATTAGACCGATTGATGGTACTCTACCCTACTGACTACCGCCTCAGTCAGCAATGGCGACTACAGGCAGAGAAACAGATGATTGCTCAGGGGAAGTCCGGGATGGGAGATGCACAAATTAGAGATTTTGTCAACTATTTTTGGAAAGCTCTCCATCCAGAATTATTCATTACACCCCTGACTAGAAACCCAAATCTAGTAGACTTGGTGGTTGAAATTAATCCTGACCACACACCTGGTGTGATTTATTCACCAAGGGATGCTGATTAG
- a CDS encoding DUF565 domain-containing protein codes for MQNTRLNNLVDFLWTRLGLWFANPWRRLSMVLISFLFGFLVGQALCTIAGTGQKWIVSGMLIIFTEPLSWLIYSGKFPKGKSNQTVDRVSWLADIVNSFKIGLVYSMYLEAFKLGS; via the coding sequence ATGCAGAATACCCGTCTTAATAATTTAGTTGATTTTTTATGGACGCGGCTGGGGCTATGGTTTGCTAATCCCTGGCGACGCCTGTCGATGGTCCTGATTAGCTTCCTGTTTGGCTTCTTGGTAGGACAAGCCCTGTGTACCATAGCAGGAACTGGCCAGAAGTGGATAGTATCTGGGATGTTGATTATTTTTACAGAACCACTTAGCTGGTTGATTTATAGCGGTAAATTTCCAAAAGGCAAATCAAATCAAACCGTTGACCGGGTTTCATGGTTGGCAGATATAGTCAATTCTTTTAAAATTGGTCTGGTATACAGTATGTATTTAGAAGCATTCAAGCTTGGGTCTTAA